CTTTCCTCTTCGCTTTATATTTTCAATCTTCTCGCCTTTTAGCATTTCTTTAAAGATTTCTGCATCATCCGGTCGTTTCACTATTTTTGGATAAGTAACAATAACATCTTCAATCGTTTTTCCTGTTACAAGATTTTCAAGTGTCCGTCTGACGTTTTCAACCTCTGGTAATTCAGGCATTTCATCACTTCCTTATTTTGCGTCGTACCAAGTTGGACCGTAAGAATAATCAACTTTCAGCGGAACTGCAAGTTCAATCGCATGTTCCATTACTTCAGGTACAAGCTGCTCTAATTTTTCGATTTCTTCTTTTGGTGCTTCAAATATTAATTCATCGTGTACTTGCAGAAGAAGACGCGCTTGTAATCCTTCTTCTTCTAAACGATCTGCCATAATAATCATCGCTTTTTTAATAATATCTGCTGCAGTACCTTGAATTGGTGTATTCATCGCTGTACGCTCAGCGAAGCTACGCAAGTTAAAATTACGACTCGTAATTTCTGGAATATAACGGCGACGATTTAATAATGTAGCTACATATCCTTTTTGTTTCGCATCTTTTACGATGTCCTCCATGTATTCTTGTACACCAGGGAAACTTTCTAAATACTTTTCAATAAATTCCGCTGCTGCTTTTCTTGTAATTCCTAAGTTTTGTGAAAGACCATAATCACTAATACCATACACAATTCCGAAGTTAACAGCTTTCGCTTGTCGTCTCATATTTGAAGTTACTTCATCTTTTTCAACGCCAAATACATCCATAGCTGTTTTCGTATGAATATCCATGTCATGTTGGAACGCTTCAACTAGCCCTTTATCATTTGCAATATGAGCTAATACACGCAGTTCGATTTGTGAATAATCAGCCGCATACATAATCCATCCTTCTTCTGATGGAACAAATGCCTGACGAATCTTTCTTCCTTCTTCTAATCGAATCGGGATATTTTGCAAGTTCGGATCCGTTGAACTTAATCGACCTGTTTGCGTTAACACTTGATTAAAGCGAGTATGAATTTTAGATGAATCTTCATGTACAACTTTCAGTAAACCTTCAATGTAAGTTGAATTTAGTTTCCCTAATTGACGATAATGTAAAATATTTGGAATAATTTCATGGTGATTCATAAGCTTATCTAGTACATCAGCTGACGTAGAATAACCTGTTTTCGTCTTTTTAATAACCGGTAAGTTTAAGTTCTCAAACAGAATAACACCAAGCTGCTTCGGTGAATTAATATTAAACTCTGTTCCCGCAAGCTTATAGATTTCCTGTTCCATTTCCTTTAATCTACCCGCAAGTTCTTCTCCCATATTACGAAGACGCTCTGTATCAACTTTTACACCCTTTACTTCCATATCAGCTAATACACGTGCAAGCGGCAATTCTAACTCTGTAAACAGTTCATATTGCTCATTCTTCTTTAACTCTTCAACGAATGTTTGCTTTACATCATATAATACATGCACTTTACGAGCCACATGCTCCGCGACTACCTTTAACTCTGGAACAGCACGTTTCGCACCTTTTCCGTAAACTTCTTCATCTGATTTCACAGCATGCGTTTCTTTCATTTTCGCTACAGTACAGAAATCTTTATCTGTATCAGCCGGGTCAAGTAAATAAGCAGCGATTAATAGATCAAAGTCAATCCCTTGCATATCTATCCCATTCCATTTCAGTGCAACGATTGCACGCTTCGCATCAAATGTATGCTTTCTCATCTCTCCATCTGCAAGCCACTCTTTAAAAGCATCTGACTTAAGAGCAATGTCTGTCTGAATAAAGTAACATCCATTTTCATTTTGAATACCGAAACCTTGAATGTCTGCTTTATGATAGTTATCTTCTTGTACTTCAACGATAAGCGCACTATCTTGCTGAAGCATTTCTTCTGTAACTTCTTCCACAATATCAAATGTAATATCATCTAATTCAGCTGGAGCTGTTTCTTCTGGCGTAACACCTAATTTATTTAAAAGAGATGTAAATCCTAAACTCTCGAACATTGGAATGACATCACTTGCTTCATATCCTTTATACGCCATATCATCCACATGAACTGTAATCGGCGCATCTGTAATAATAGTTGCAAGATCCTTACTCATAAGAGCTTGTTCTTTATTTTCTTCCAGTTTTTCTTTTAATTTCTTCCCACTTACTTGATCTAGATTTTCATACACTTCTTCAACCGTTCCAAACTGTGTTAACAATTTAATCGCCGTTTTTTCACCAACTCCTGGTACACCCGGAATATTATCTGATTGGTCTCCCATTAAACCTTTCATATCGATAATTTGCTTTGGTGATAAGCTGTATTTTTCAAATAAAGCTTCTTTCGTATATTCATCCACTTCTGTAATCCCTTTTCGCGGAATACATACAAGCGTGTTATCAGAAACAAGTTGAAGTAAATCTTTATCTCCTGAAATAACTTTTACACTCGCCCCTTGCTCACTCGCTTCTTTCGCTAACGTTCCCATGATGTCATCCGCTTCATAATTTTCTAATTCATAACGCGGTACATTGAACGCATCCAGCATCTCACGAATAAACGGGAACTGCTCTGATAATTCAGGTGGAGTCTTTTGACGTCCTCCTTTATACTCACTATACGTTTTATGACGGAACGTTGTTTTGCCTGCATCAAACGCCACTAACATATGAGTTGGCTTTTCTTCCTCTAATATTCTCATTAACATCATTGTAAAACCGTAAATTGCGTTCGTATGTATACCTTTGTCGTTATTTAAAAGCGGTAGTGCAAAGAAAGCACGATACGCGATATTATTACCATCTACTAATACGACCTTTTTTTCCAAAATTGAAACCTCCCCATACAAATTTGAAATGATTTTTTTCACAGAAAAAAACCGTTCCTTTCCTCTTTCTATATTAACATGACTAATAGAGAGAAGAAAAATAACGGCTATTTTCTTTCATATATAAAACAGACTTATATTGGCATAAAGGGAAGTGACGAGAACAGCTTAACTATTCTCGTCCAAAATTACTCCTTGGATGAAGGGGTTTTCATGTATTATATTAACAGAGCTTTATTAATATTTAATTAAGCCATTGTTAATATATTGTAAACATCCTTCATCCTATTTTTCAGTTGCTGATTTCGGTAAAACAACTGTAAACGTTGTCCCTTCTCCAACTTCACTATCTACTGTAATCGTACCTTGATGCGCCTCAACTAAATGCTTTACGATCGACAATCCAAGGCCGGTACCACCAGTATTTCTACTTCTTGCTTTATCCACCCGGTAGAAACGTTCAAAAATACGCGGAATTTCCTCTTTACTAATACCAATTCCAGTATCCGATACTTTTATATAAGCATTATATTTATCTTCCGCTAACTCTACTGAAACAACGCCTCCAGCCGGTGTATATACGATTGCGTTATTAATTAAATTAATAAAGATTTGTTTCAAACGACTTGGATCTCCAATAACAGAGGCACGTTTTAATACATTAACTTGTAAAGAGATTTCTTTTTCTCCTGCTTTATTATCAAGTACCATATGAATATCTTCAAGCAGCCCCTTCATATCAACGGTTCCCATATTTAATTTAAATCCTTGTTGTTCGATCTTCGACAAATCTAATAAATCTTCAATTAATCCTTGCATGCGCTCACTTTCTTTTAAAATAATGTGCAAGAAATGTTCGCAGAATTTTTTATTATCCATCGCTCCGTCTAAGAGTGTTTCTGAAAAACCTTTAATAGAAGTAATCGGTGTCTTTAATTCATGAGAAACATTCGCTAAAAAGTCTTTTCTCATTTGTTCTAATTTCTTTAACTCTGTTATGTCATGGAATACGAGAACAATCCCTTTCCATTCATGGTTTGTCCCGATAATCGGCGCTCCATATACTTCGAAATGCTTCCGTTCAATTCCAAGTGGCAATAACATTTGTTTACGCACTTTCACTTCTGTCATAAAGATTTCTTCTACAAGCTCAATAATTTCTGTATGATGAAACGATTCATAATATAAGCGATCTAAATATTCTTCATCTGTTACGTGGAAAGTTTCCTTATAAGAGCGGTTTACAAGGTTTATATATCCTCGGCTATCAATTAAAATCATTCCGCTTCCCATATTTTCAATTAACGTATGCAGACGATCTTGCTGCATTTCTTGTTCAAGTGTCATCTCTTGTAAATTTCGAGCTAAAATATTAATCGCTTTACTCAGCATCCCTGTTTCATCCGAATGACTTTCGTATGCACGTGCTTTATAATTACCCTTTGCCAATTCAATTGCAACTTTCGTAACCGATTCAATTGGCCTAATATATTGCCCTGTAATTTTCATACCTAAAAATACAACTACGAGACAAGCAATGACAAATCCGATAATTAATAATCCCCACGTTTTTTGATGTACGTCTCTTAAAGGATCAATTATACTTTTCACCAAAATGTATCCTTGTTTTCCTTCTACATCTTGAACGAACACCGCATGATAAAATTCATTCTTTCGATCCGTTTCTTTCGTAATCACTTTACTTCGTTGTTTTGCCACTTCCGAAGAAAGTTCTTTAATCGTCTCTGGACTAAATGCCAATTCTTGTCCTTTTCTATATTGAACTTTCTTTTTTTCATCCAAAAATACGATAGAAGCTGGTATTTTTTCTTCTAACTTTTCAAATACGTATGGATTTTTTAAGACATTATCAAACCCTTGCTCTTCTGCTAACGTCGCAACATACTCTGTCTCTTTTACCATTCTCTCTTTAGCATGATCTATATAGTAGTTTTCAAACACAGTTTCTAGTAATAAACCTAGTCCAACTAAAATAAATACAATAAGAGAAACAAATGTAAAAAGAAGCCTGGAACGAAATTTATTCATTCCCTTTTGGCTCCTCTAATTTATATCCTAAACCACGTATCGTTTTAATGTACGTCGGTTTTTTCGTATTTTGTTCAATTTTATCGCGCAAATGGCTAATATGAACATCAACAATTCGTGTATCACCAGCAAAATCGTAATTCCATACAGCACTTAGTAATTGATCACGTGTTAACACGCGACTTTTATTTTTCGCAAGATACACAAGTAGTTCAAATTCTTTTGGTGTTAATTCAAGCTTTCTTCCTTGGAAATAAGCCTCATAAAATTCCGGTAAAATTTTAAGTTCTGCAATTGTGATGCTATCTTCATCTGGCGCTTCTGCAACTTGTTCTTCTTGTTGTAATTTCGTACGACGCAAAATCGCCTTCACACGAGCAACAACTTCTCTTGGACTAAATGGCTTTGTCATATAATCATCCGCCCCAAGTTCAAGGCCTAGCACCTTATCAAACTCATCATCTTTTGCCGTTAACATTAAAATCGGCGTCATAACGCGCTGCAATCGTAATTCTTTACACACTTCCATACCATCCATTTTCGGAAGCATTAAATCTAATATAATTAAATCTGGGCGTTCTGTTGTCGCTTTTTGAAGCGCCATTTCTCCATCCATCGCTGTTATAACTTCAAACCCAGCTTGTTGTAAATTAAATTCGATTAAAGTTAAGATAAATTCCTCATCATCAACTACTAAAATACGATTGTTCATTCTTTTCCTCCAAGTTATAGACTTGAAACCTTCTTCATCCTAGTATTTTCCCCGTTATTCTCATCATACTAGAAAACAAGGTCCCTCTCAATATAATTGTCTATTCATGGAGATCGTTTGTGTAGAATTGAGAAAATAGAAGTAATTACGATTCACCTGCAACTACACAGGATTTTGCCAAACTTTATAGATTGCTCTCTCTTCTTTAAAGCTCACTTCCGTATGAACTATAAAATCTTGATTTTGTGCTAGGAAAAACGAAAGAGCATACGCTATTTTATAATCTGGTGTTTCATATCCATCAAATACTCTCCCGTACATTTCATTCGCAACCCCGTCTGCCCACACTTCAGCTTCTCTTACCGTTTCAAAGATCACGTCTTCTCTTTTCCACCTCACCTAAAAAACCACTCCTTTAATTGACTTCAATTACCGATAATTATATTATTAATCTTAATATATAAATTAATAATATAAGGAGGTCTATTATGCGACTAATACTATCCATTCTATCTTTAGCAGTCACATGTATCCTTGCTTTTAACGCTCCGAGCTGGGATACGATTAAAACGGGGTGCTCAGAATTTGCTGAAGGGTTCAAAGAAGGGTTCTTCAACTAAAAATAGCGCTAGCATCCTTATTAAAGGTATGCTAGCGCTATTCATATTTTCATCTTTTTAAAAATTATCTAATGCTTTTTCCATAATAGAAACTGATTTAAAAGGTGGCGTTACTGTTAATGAACCTTTCACAACAGTTTCTCCTTTTTCATCATGAGCAGATACAAGCATATCAATTGTATGTTCCTCCTCAGAAACAGCCACAACTTCAAAGTGGATTTGTAACGTTTCATAATGGTGAACATGTTTCACGAATGTAAGGTCCTTTCTCGTAATATGACTTCCTGGACCCGGTAAATATTTCGTAACCGCCGTTGTAATCATTCCCGTTAGCATAATGCTTGGTACAATCGGCTTTTCATACGGAGTTTGGGATGCGTAATCATGCTGAATATATAATGGATTGGCATCATTCGTTAACCCTAAGTACAATAACAAATCTTTATCCTCAATTTTTTCAGTGATAGATAATTTCTCTCCTACTGTAATTTCATCCATTTTACGACCAATTTGAACTTTTTTCTTTAACATGTTACAACCCCCTCCGATTTTTTCACCTTATTATCCTACTAAAAGCGATACCTTATCCGAAATTTACTATGATGAGGGCAATGTATAGTATAAATCTACAGTTTCATTATAGGATATTACAAATGATAGCGTTTTCATATTATTTCAAAAAAACAATTCGGTAAATAGTAGAAAAAGATTCGGAATCCCGAATCTTTTTCACTACTATTCAATTATTAAACAAGAACTTTCATTACATTACGTACAGATTCTACAGAGCGATCTAACGCTTCTTTTTCATCTGCAAGAAGTTCTAATTCAATAATTTTTTCAATTCCGTTACCACCTAGAATTACTGGTACCCCTAAGTAAAGGTCACTATAACCATACTCACCTTCAAGGTACGCAATAGCTGGTAATATACGGCGTTGATCTTTTAAGATTGCTTCTGTCATTTCAACTAAAGAAGCTGCTGGTGCGTAATATGCACTACCGTTTCCTAATAAGCCTACAATCTCACCGCCACCTTTACGTGTACGTTCTACGATTGCTTCT
This DNA window, taken from Bacillus cereus ATCC 14579, encodes the following:
- the polA gene encoding DNA polymerase I, translating into MEKKVVLVDGNNIAYRAFFALPLLNNDKGIHTNAIYGFTMMLMRILEEEKPTHMLVAFDAGKTTFRHKTYSEYKGGRQKTPPELSEQFPFIREMLDAFNVPRYELENYEADDIMGTLAKEASEQGASVKVISGDKDLLQLVSDNTLVCIPRKGITEVDEYTKEALFEKYSLSPKQIIDMKGLMGDQSDNIPGVPGVGEKTAIKLLTQFGTVEEVYENLDQVSGKKLKEKLEENKEQALMSKDLATIITDAPITVHVDDMAYKGYEASDVIPMFESLGFTSLLNKLGVTPEETAPAELDDITFDIVEEVTEEMLQQDSALIVEVQEDNYHKADIQGFGIQNENGCYFIQTDIALKSDAFKEWLADGEMRKHTFDAKRAIVALKWNGIDMQGIDFDLLIAAYLLDPADTDKDFCTVAKMKETHAVKSDEEVYGKGAKRAVPELKVVAEHVARKVHVLYDVKQTFVEELKKNEQYELFTELELPLARVLADMEVKGVKVDTERLRNMGEELAGRLKEMEQEIYKLAGTEFNINSPKQLGVILFENLNLPVIKKTKTGYSTSADVLDKLMNHHEIIPNILHYRQLGKLNSTYIEGLLKVVHEDSSKIHTRFNQVLTQTGRLSSTDPNLQNIPIRLEEGRKIRQAFVPSEEGWIMYAADYSQIELRVLAHIANDKGLVEAFQHDMDIHTKTAMDVFGVEKDEVTSNMRRQAKAVNFGIVYGISDYGLSQNLGITRKAAAEFIEKYLESFPGVQEYMEDIVKDAKQKGYVATLLNRRRYIPEITSRNFNLRSFAERTAMNTPIQGTAADIIKKAMIIMADRLEEEGLQARLLLQVHDELIFEAPKEEIEKLEQLVPEVMEHAIELAVPLKVDYSYGPTWYDAK
- the phoR gene encoding sensory box histidine kinase PhoR; the encoded protein is MNKFRSRLLFTFVSLIVFILVGLGLLLETVFENYYIDHAKERMVKETEYVATLAEEQGFDNVLKNPYVFEKLEEKIPASIVFLDEKKKVQYRKGQELAFSPETIKELSSEVAKQRSKVITKETDRKNEFYHAVFVQDVEGKQGYILVKSIIDPLRDVHQKTWGLLIIGFVIACLVVVFLGMKITGQYIRPIESVTKVAIELAKGNYKARAYESHSDETGMLSKAINILARNLQEMTLEQEMQQDRLHTLIENMGSGMILIDSRGYINLVNRSYKETFHVTDEEYLDRLYYESFHHTEIIELVEEIFMTEVKVRKQMLLPLGIERKHFEVYGAPIIGTNHEWKGIVLVFHDITELKKLEQMRKDFLANVSHELKTPITSIKGFSETLLDGAMDNKKFCEHFLHIILKESERMQGLIEDLLDLSKIEQQGFKLNMGTVDMKGLLEDIHMVLDNKAGEKEISLQVNVLKRASVIGDPSRLKQIFINLINNAIVYTPAGGVVSVELAEDKYNAYIKVSDTGIGISKEEIPRIFERFYRVDKARSRNTGGTGLGLSIVKHLVEAHQGTITVDSEVGEGTTFTVVLPKSATEK
- the phoP gene encoding two-component system response regulator PhoP, producing MNNRILVVDDEEFILTLIEFNLQQAGFEVITAMDGEMALQKATTERPDLIILDLMLPKMDGMEVCKELRLQRVMTPILMLTAKDDEFDKVLGLELGADDYMTKPFSPREVVARVKAILRRTKLQQEEQVAEAPDEDSITIAELKILPEFYEAYFQGRKLELTPKEFELLVYLAKNKSRVLTRDQLLSAVWNYDFAGDTRIVDVHISHLRDKIEQNTKKPTYIKTIRGLGYKLEEPKGNE
- a CDS encoding MaoC family dehydratase: MLKKKVQIGRKMDEITVGEKLSITEKIEDKDLLLYLGLTNDANPLYIQHDYASQTPYEKPIVPSIMLTGMITTAVTKYLPGPGSHITRKDLTFVKHVHHYETLQIHFEVVAVSEEEHTIDMLVSAHDEKGETVVKGSLTVTPPFKSVSIMEKALDNF